A portion of the Chiloscyllium punctatum isolate Juve2018m chromosome 5, sChiPun1.3, whole genome shotgun sequence genome contains these proteins:
- the LOC140477096 gene encoding myosin regulatory light chain 2, smooth muscle minor isoform-like, whose translation MSSKKSRGKTTKKRPQRATSNVFAMFDQSQIQEFKEAFNMIDQNRDGFIDKEDLHDMLASLGKNPNDEYLEAMMNEAPGPINFTMFLTMFGEKLNGTDPEDVIRNAFACFDEEGTGYIHEDYLRDLLTTMGDRFTDEEVDELFREAPIDTKGNFNYIEFTRILKHGAKDKDD comes from the exons ATGTCGAGCAAAAAAAGCAGGGGAAAGACCACCAAGAAGCGCCCTCAGCGTGCAACTTCCAATGTGTTTGCCATGTTTGATCAGTCACAAATTCAGGAGTTTAAGGAGGCCTTCAACATGATCGATCAGAACCGTGATGGCTTCATTGATAAGGAggatttgcatgacatgttagcTTCACTTG GAAAGAACCCAAATGATGAATATCTGGAGGCAATGATGAATGAAGCTCCAGGGCCTATCAACTTTACCATGTTCTTGACCATGTTTGGTGAGAAGCTGAATGGGACAGACCCTGAAGATGTAATCAGAAATGCCTTTGCATGTTTTGATGAAGAAGGAACAG GTTATATCCATGAAGACTACTTGAGAGATCTGTTGACGACAATGGGTGATCGGTTTACTGACGAGGAGGTGGATGAACTTTTCCGTGAAGCACCAATTGATACCAAGGGCAATTTCAACTACATTGAATTTACTCGCATTCTGAAACATGGTGCTAAGGACAAAGATGACTAA